The Hyalangium ruber genome includes the window GCTTATCAACGGAACGCATCCCGCGAGCGCGTGAAGCCCAAGGCTCAAACGCAGACCGCTCAGGAACCGTTATCGAACCGAACGCCAAAGCCAAAGGGGTCACCCACCGGAGACATCTTCCCCCCTCCGCCAGAAACCACACCGCGCCGTCCGTCGTGCGAGCCCATCCCGGTGCCGCACGCGGGCGGAGATGTCCCGCATAACGAGTGCGCTGATAAGTTTCCGCCCAACCGTTATCCCGGCATGGACGTATTCGTGGGCAGTGAGCGCTTCGATGCACTGCAAGTCGGTGTGCGCGTGCTGTGGGAGATCAAGACCCACCGGTTTGACACCTACCCTGACTTTATCCAGGAGCGGGAGCTTGATAAAGAGATCGCGCAATTGACTAAGGAACGCGACGCTGCGCGGGTCTGTGGATACGACTTCATCGTTGGGGTGAGCACGCAAGCGCACAAAGATGCGCTGCTGCAACGGGATGAGTCCCTTAAGATCGTCGTCACGGGGTGTAAACGATGACTAGGCGTAGAGCCCTCAGCGTCAGAGTCTACGCGCCTGCGCTCGTGGGCAAAGACGGCCGCACGCTCGATGTCATCCATGGGATGGAAGCGGCACTTCCCGGTTTGCGCATGGCGTGGAGGATCTCCGAAGGCGGGCGCCCCATCGCCTTGCCGCATCGCGACGCGTGGCTCGCGGAGAGGACGCAGAACGG containing:
- a CDS encoding DUF6310 domain-containing protein; this translates as MRARTCSAPLLLFLLSACATMDPGPGELEDPSPLSPRFANLQRAAQYPWTDDGKCVVREASNEWPILAERCFHALDRDRVRFRDVTKRCAVAYADAAAPAVVALCVFAAPEIVVGAVIVIGAVVVAAAIQEGIDAYQRNASRERVKPKAQTQTAQEPLSNRTPKPKGSPTGDIFPPPPETTPRRPSCEPIPVPHAGGDVPHNECADKFPPNRYPGMDVFVGSERFDALQVGVRVLWEIKTHRFDTYPDFIQERELDKEIAQLTKERDAARVCGYDFIVGVSTQAHKDALLQRDESLKIVVTGCKR